Proteins encoded together in one Amblyraja radiata isolate CabotCenter1 chromosome 11, sAmbRad1.1.pri, whole genome shotgun sequence window:
- the LOC116978587 gene encoding protocadherin-10-like, which yields MATAASDAVHFISLLILSGHVAGRIRYSIQEELEQGAFVGNIAEDLNIGISELWTRRFRLISDDTKKYLSLNLENGILFVSERIDREQVCGERSLCSLTYKISLDNPPEMHSVAVEIIDVNDNPPRFSKDEFSLRINEVIAPGARFPLESAHDPDVGTNTISTYQISPNEHFDLKLQKISNGDVIAELSLETSLDREEQPTFYLVLTAIDGGIPQRTGTAQIIITVVDMNDNAPVFDHELYRANIRENSPKGTLVTKVSAADLDEGTNGDLVYSFTSHTSPSTRELFNLDPVTGEIRVEEVLDFEKAHIYELGVEATDKGPYALVGHTKIMVRLIDMNDNAPEIEVVSSSNTVPEDAQIGTMLAEISVSDPDSGENGQVQCGVDKNIPFKLQKISSNNYNLVTSDALDRETVSAYNISISSWDRGSPPLSASKHILITVSDVNDNAPSFTQFTYNVFLMENNRPGASIFAVTALDADLDLNGMLTYSVVDSRIQDVSATHIVTINSKSGNVFAVRSFDYENLKQFRIKVKAEDAGFPKLSNTANVNVIILDQNDNAPVIDSPLMWNNTASLEIARQSLYPGYLVTKIIASDADSGQNMRLSFQILEATDKSLFNLGPHSGEIKTVRNLKIEDATNQRMVIHVMDNGQPRLSSTITIILSVLANITEKMSSELHQHRNVSQFSGPNVYLIIIFGSTSVIFLAIIILLLLLKCKQNRTNNVDETRCCFPCSKWHSTDAFNRRAVLHEGLHYSGAAPTLPLSGTCHYAVGLSSESSKCDFLFLKPTLNSNDMNTRSTIGRE from the coding sequence ATGGCGACTGCAGCTAGCGACGCGGTGCATTTTATCTCTCTGCTCATTCTGTCGGGCCATGTTGCGGGACGAATTCGCTACTCTATTCAAGAGGAGCTGGAGCAAGGGGCATTTGTTGGTAATATCGCCGAGGATTTAAACATTGGGATTTCGGAATTGTGGACAAGAAGGTTTCGTCTGATTTCCGATGATACGAAAAAATATCTGTCTCTAAACCTGGAAAATGGGATTTTATTTGTCAGTGAGCGAATTGACAGGGAACAGGTTTGTGGCGAACGCTCTCTTTGTTCCCTTACCTACAAAATATCGCTGGATAATCCTCCGGAAATGCACAGTGTTGCCGTGGAAATAATTGATGTAAATGACAATCCACCTCGCTTTTCTAAAGACGAATTTTCTTTACGGATTAATGAAGTAATTGCACCAGGAGCGCGCTTCCCACTTGAGAGCGCGCACGATCCGGATGTGGGCACAAATACTATCAGCACTTACCAGATTAGTCCAAATGAACACTTTGATCTCAAATTGCAGAAAATAAGTAATGGAGACGTAATCGCCGAATTATCATTGGAAACATCACTGGACCGAGAAGAGCAGCCCACATTTTATCTTGTACTGACGGCCATTGATGGTGGGATTCCCCAGAGAACCGGTACTGCTCAAATTATAATCACTGTTGTGGATATGAATGATAATGCTCCTGTATTTGACCATGAATTATACAGAGCTAACATACGAGAAAACTCTCCCAAGGGTACGTTGGTGACGAAGGTGAGTGCTGCTGATTTAGACGAAGGTACAAATGGTGATCTCGTGTATTCTTTCACCAGCCACACGTCACCGTCGACTCGAGAATTATTCAACTTAGATCCTGTAACTGGAGAGATCAGAGTTGAAGAAGTATTAGATTTTGAAAAGGCACATATTTATGAACTTGGTGTAGAAGCTACGGATAAAGGCCCATACGCACTAGTAGGGCATACCAAGATTATGGTTCGATTAATTGATATGAATGATAATGCACCCGAGATAGAGGTAGTGTCCTCATCCAATACGGTTCCTGAAGATGCGCAAATTGGAACAATGTTAGCCGAAATCAGCGTAAGTGATCCTGATTCTGGCGAAAACGGGCAAGTGCAGTGCGGTGTTGATAAAAACATACCATTTAAACTTCAAAAGATTTCAAGCAACAATTATAATTTGGTGACGAGTGATGCTTTGGATCGAGAAACGGTCTCAGCTTATAACATTTCAATTTCCTCGTGGGACCGAggttctcctcccctttcagcaagTAAACATATACTAATCACCGTTTCCGACGTAAATGATAATGCACCGAGTTTTACCCAATTCACATACAACGTGTTCCTAATGGAGAATAACAGACCTGGTGCTTCCATATTTGCTGTTACTGCATTAGATGCAGATTTGGATCTGAATGGTATGTTAACGTATTCGGTGGTGGATAGCAGGATACAAGATGTTTCAGCAACGCATATTGTTACAATTAACTCTAAGAGTGGAAATGTTTTCGCAGTGCGTTCTTTTGACTACGAAAACCTAAAGCAATTCAGGATCAAAGTTAAAGCTGAAGATGCTGGATTCCCCAAGCTGAGCAACACAGCCAATGTAAATGTTATTATTTTAGATCAAAATGACAATGCACCAGTGATTGATTCGCCTTTAATGTGGAACAATACAGCATCATTGGAGATTGCTCGTCAATCGTTATATCCAGGATACTTGGTCACTAAGATAATCGCAAGTGATGCGGATTCAGGGCAGAACATGCGCCTTTCCTTTCAAATTTTGGAGGCCACCGACAAAAGCCTATTCAATCTTGGGCCACACTCTGGGGAAATTAAGACTGTGAGAAATTTGAAGATTGAAGACGCCACCAATCAAAGGATGGTAATTCACGTCATGGACAACGGACAGCCGCGCCTCTCCAGCACAATCACCATCATTCTATCAGTTTTGGCGAATATTACTGAAAAAATGTCCTCAGAATTGCACCAACATAGGAATGTTAGTCAATTTTCCGGGCCGAATGTTTATTTAATCATCATTTTTGGATCAACTTCCGTTATCTTCCTGGCAATCATAATTTTGCTGCTTCTACTAAAATGCAAGCAAAACAGGACTAACAACGTGGATGAGACCAGATGCTGCTTTCCCTGCAGCAAGTGGCACTCGACTGATGCCTTTAATCGGAGAGCGGTTCTTCATGAAGGGTTACATTATAGTGGAGCTGCTCCAACTCTTCCCTTATCTGGAACTTGTCACTACGCAGTTGGCCTATCATCTGAATCTTCTAAATGTGATTTCCTATTCCTAAAACCTACCTTGAATTCCAATGACATGAATACTCGTAGTACCATCGGAAGAGAATGA